The genomic stretch GCTTTCACGGTTCTGATCGCCTGGCGCAGCCGCGCTCTTTCTCGCCTGGGCGCGGTCTCCGATCGGCGCGTGATCGCGCGCAGCCTGTGCGAACTGGTTGCCGCCGTCGCCTTTCTCCAGGCGCTGAAGCAGATGCCGCTCGCCAATGCCGCCTCGATCATACAGTGCCTGCCGCTTGCGGTGACGCTGGGCGCGGCGCTTTTCATGAAGGAGCCGGTCGGCTGGCGGCGCTGGAGCGCCATCATTGTCGGCTTTGTCGGCGTGATGATCATCATCCAGCCCGGTCCGGACGGTTTCCAGCAGGGCGCGGGCTATGCCGTGGTCGCCATGCTCGCGGCTTCGGCCAGGGACCTTCTGACCAAGACGATCCGCTCCGACGTTCCGGCCATCATCATCACGCTGGCAACCGCGGTGCTGCTGACGATCGGCGGCGCCGTGCTCGGCACGATCGAGCAGGACTGGAGCATGATGAGCTGGCCGATCATGCTGAAGCTCGTGCTCGCCGCCCTCTTCCTCCTGTCCGGCTACCAGTTCGTCGTCTTTGCCGTACGCCTTGCCGATATTTCCTATATCGCGCCCTTCCGCTATGCCGGGCTGCTGTGGGCGACGCTTCTGGGCATCCTCCTGTTCCGCACATACCCGGACGCCAATGTTCTCATCGGCGGCGCCATCATTGTCTGTGC from Martelella sp. AD-3 encodes the following:
- a CDS encoding DMT family transporter; this encodes MMRTSSNVTGAAFMIAAMAGFSLTDATAKLLTEEIGLGQIMFVRGLILTAFTVLIAWRSRALSRLGAVSDRRVIARSLCELVAAVAFLQALKQMPLANAASIIQCLPLAVTLGAALFMKEPVGWRRWSAIIVGFVGVMIIIQPGPDGFQQGAGYAVVAMLAASARDLLTKTIRSDVPAIIITLATAVLLTIGGAVLGTIEQDWSMMSWPIMLKLVLAALFLLSGYQFVVFAVRLADISYIAPFRYAGLLWATLLGILLFRTYPDANVLIGGAIIVCAGLYSFYRERKKGLEPLAETGQPVASEGGGPLVRAEEDLLEERK